A region from the Mesorhizobium sp. J8 genome encodes:
- the nuoK gene encoding NADH-quinone oxidoreductase subunit NuoK: protein MVVGIAHYLTVSAILFTLGVFGIFLNRRNIIVILMSVELILLAVNINFVAFSAALHDLVGQVFALFVLTVAAAEAAIGLAILVVFFRNRGSIAVEDVSAMKG, encoded by the coding sequence ATGGTCGTCGGCATTGCACATTACCTGACCGTATCGGCGATCCTGTTCACGCTCGGCGTGTTCGGCATCTTCCTGAACCGTCGCAACATCATCGTCATCCTGATGTCGGTCGAGCTCATCCTGCTTGCGGTCAACATCAATTTCGTCGCGTTCTCGGCGGCGCTGCATGACCTCGTCGGACAGGTGTTCGCCCTGTTCGTGCTGACGGTCGCGGCCGCTGAAGCCGCGATCGGTCTTGCCATTCTTGTCGTCTTCTTCCGCAACCGCGGCTCGATCGCGGTCGAAGACGTGAGCGCGATGAAGGGTTGA
- a CDS encoding NADH-quinone oxidoreductase subunit J, with protein sequence MLSGLEAAFFYLFAFIAVASAFMVISSRNPVHSVLFLILTFFNAAGLFMLTGAEFLAMILLVVYVGAVMVLFLFVVMMLDVDFAEMKQGALQYAPIGALVGLILAAELIIVLGGYTFAPQLASTVAKTTPDLATRSNTAALGDILYTDYLYYFQISGLVLLVAMIGAIVLTLRHKEGVKRQSIAAQVARTPATGMEIRKVKSGEGI encoded by the coding sequence ATGCTGAGTGGACTAGAGGCGGCCTTTTTCTACCTCTTCGCCTTTATCGCCGTGGCGTCGGCCTTCATGGTCATTTCGTCGCGCAACCCCGTGCATTCGGTGCTCTTCCTGATCCTCACCTTCTTCAACGCCGCCGGCCTCTTCATGCTGACCGGCGCCGAGTTCCTGGCGATGATCCTGCTGGTCGTCTATGTCGGCGCGGTGATGGTGCTGTTCCTGTTCGTCGTCATGATGCTCGACGTCGACTTCGCCGAGATGAAGCAGGGCGCGCTGCAATACGCACCGATCGGCGCGCTGGTCGGACTGATCCTGGCGGCGGAACTGATCATCGTGCTCGGCGGCTACACATTCGCGCCGCAGCTGGCCTCGACGGTCGCGAAGACAACGCCGGATCTCGCCACGCGCTCCAACACGGCGGCGCTCGGCGATATCCTCTATACGGACTACCTTTATTACTTCCAGATTTCCGGCCTGGTGCTGCTGGTCGCCATGATCGGCGCCATCGTGCTGACGCTGCGCCACAAGGAAGGCGTCAAGCGGCAGTCGATCGCCGCGCAGGTCGCACGCACGCCGGCGACGGGCATGGAAATCCGCAAGGTCAAATCGGGCGAGGGCATCTGA
- the nuoI gene encoding NADH-quinone oxidoreductase subunit NuoI, whose translation MSALAQAAKSLLLKDFVSAFFLSMRQFFAPKETINYPHEKGPTSPRFRGEHALRRYPNGEERCIACKLCEAICPAQAITIEAGPRRNDGTRRTVRYDIDMVKCIYCGFCQEACPVDAIVEGPNFEFATETREELYYNKEKLLANGDRWERELARNIALDAPYR comes from the coding sequence ATGTCCGCTCTGGCCCAGGCCGCAAAATCGCTGCTGCTGAAGGATTTCGTCAGCGCCTTCTTCCTGTCGATGCGCCAGTTCTTCGCGCCGAAGGAAACGATCAACTATCCGCACGAGAAGGGGCCGACCAGCCCGCGCTTCCGCGGCGAGCATGCGCTGCGCCGGTATCCGAACGGCGAGGAGCGCTGCATCGCCTGCAAGCTGTGCGAGGCGATCTGCCCGGCGCAGGCCATCACCATCGAGGCCGGCCCGCGCCGCAATGACGGCACCCGCCGCACCGTGCGCTACGACATCGACATGGTGAAGTGCATCTATTGCGGCTTCTGCCAGGAAGCCTGCCCGGTCGACGCCATCGTCGAAGGGCCGAATTTCGAATTCGCGACCGAGACACGTGAGGAGCTTTACTACAACAAGGAAAAGCTGCTCGCCAACGGCGATCGCTGGGAGCGTGAGCTGGCGCGCAACATCGCGCTGGATGCGCCCTATAGGTGA
- the nuoH gene encoding NADH-quinone oxidoreductase subunit NuoH, with product MDTFFSFYVLPALLILLKSVVLIVVLLIGVAYLLYADRKIWAAVQLRRGPNVVGPWGTLQAFADLLKFVFKEPVIPSGANKGVFLLAPLVSAVLAISAWAVIPVNEGWAIANINVGILYVFAISSLEVYGVIMGGWASNSKYPFLGALRSAAQMVSYEVSIGFVIVTVLLCVGSLNLSDIVMSQQDGLGTKLGLPNTFLDWHWLSLLPMFVVFFISALAETNRPPFDLVEAESELVAGHMVEYSSTPFLLFFLGEYVAVVLMCALATILFLGGWLPPFNFAPFTWVPGVIWFVLKICLMFFMFSMVKAFVPRYRYDQLMRLGWKVFLPISLFMVVATAAFLKITGFA from the coding sequence ATGGACACCTTCTTCTCCTTCTATGTGCTGCCGGCGCTGCTGATCCTGTTGAAGTCGGTCGTGCTGATCGTTGTGCTTCTGATCGGCGTCGCCTACCTGCTCTATGCCGACCGCAAGATCTGGGCGGCGGTGCAACTGCGTCGCGGCCCGAACGTCGTCGGTCCTTGGGGCACGCTGCAGGCTTTTGCCGACCTTCTGAAATTCGTCTTCAAGGAGCCGGTGATCCCGTCGGGCGCCAACAAGGGCGTGTTCCTTCTGGCGCCCCTGGTGTCGGCGGTCCTGGCGATCTCTGCCTGGGCGGTCATTCCGGTCAATGAGGGCTGGGCGATCGCCAACATCAATGTCGGCATCCTCTATGTCTTCGCCATCTCCTCGCTCGAGGTCTATGGCGTGATCATGGGCGGCTGGGCGTCCAACTCGAAATATCCGTTCCTCGGCGCGCTGCGCTCGGCCGCGCAGATGGTGTCCTACGAAGTCTCGATCGGCTTCGTCATCGTCACCGTGCTGCTCTGCGTCGGCTCGCTCAACCTCTCCGACATTGTCATGTCGCAGCAGGACGGGCTCGGCACCAAGCTCGGCCTGCCCAACACCTTCCTCGACTGGCACTGGCTCTCGCTGCTGCCGATGTTCGTTGTGTTCTTCATCTCCGCGCTTGCCGAGACGAACCGCCCCCCCTTCGACCTTGTGGAGGCGGAATCGGAACTCGTCGCCGGCCACATGGTTGAGTATTCGTCGACGCCGTTCCTGCTCTTCTTCCTCGGCGAATATGTCGCCGTCGTCCTGATGTGCGCGCTGGCGACCATCCTGTTCCTCGGCGGCTGGCTGCCGCCATTCAATTTCGCGCCTTTCACCTGGGTACCGGGGGTGATCTGGTTCGTGCTGAAGATCTGCCTGATGTTCTTCATGTTCTCGATGGTGAAGGCTTTTGTGCCGCGCTACCGCTACGACCAGCTGATGCGGCTGGGCTGGAAAGTCTTCCTGCCGATCTCGCTGTTCATGGTCGTCGCCACCGCGGCCTTCCTCAAGATCACGGGGTTTGCGTGA
- the nuoG gene encoding NADH-quinone oxidoreductase subunit NuoG, which yields MAKLKVDGKEITVPDHYTLLQAAEDAGAEVPRFCFHERLSIAGNCRMCLIEVKGGPPKPQASCAMGVRDLRPGPNGEPPEIFTNTPMVKKAREGVMEFLLINHPLDCPICDQGGECDLQDQAMAFGVDSSRYHENKRAVEDKYIGPLVKTVMNRCIHCTRCVRFTTEVAGISELGLIGRGEDAEITTYLEQAMTSELQGNVIDLCPVGALTSKPFAFQARPWELTKTESIDVMDAVGSAIRVDSRGREVMRILPRVNEAVNEEWISDKTRFIWDGLRTQRLDRPYVRKDGKLVPASWAEAFAAIKEQVSKTAPERIGAIAGDLAAVEEIYALKLLMAALGSKNIDCRQDGAALDPSLGRASYIFNPTIEGIEQADAVLIIGANPRFEASVLNARIRKRWRVGNLPVGVIGEIGDTRYDYELIGAGPESLKDLADGNGKFFEVLSKATHPLIIVGQGALARTDGAAVLGQAAKLAAAVNAVTAEWNGFAVLHNAAARVGGLDVGFVPGEGGKDVAGMLGETDLLFLLGADEIDMARTGGAFVVYIGTHGDAGAHRANVILPAAAYTEKSGTYVNTEGRVQQTNRAGFAPGEAREDWAILRALSDVLGKKLPFDSLAQLRAKLYGEFPHLARIDQVQAGSADDVARAAKLGGRLNKGTFTSPVKDFYLTNPIARASAVMAECSALAKSGFKQAAE from the coding sequence ATGGCAAAGCTAAAGGTCGACGGGAAAGAGATCACGGTACCCGACCATTACACGCTGCTGCAGGCGGCCGAGGACGCCGGCGCGGAAGTGCCGCGCTTCTGCTTCCATGAGCGGCTGTCGATCGCCGGCAATTGCCGCATGTGCCTGATCGAGGTGAAGGGCGGACCGCCCAAGCCGCAGGCGTCCTGCGCCATGGGCGTGCGCGACCTGCGCCCCGGCCCGAATGGCGAGCCGCCGGAAATCTTCACCAACACGCCGATGGTCAAGAAGGCCCGTGAAGGCGTGATGGAATTCCTGCTGATCAACCACCCGCTCGATTGCCCGATCTGTGACCAGGGCGGCGAATGCGACCTGCAGGACCAGGCGATGGCCTTCGGCGTCGATTCCTCGCGCTATCACGAGAACAAGCGCGCGGTCGAAGACAAGTATATCGGCCCGCTGGTCAAGACGGTGATGAACCGCTGCATCCACTGCACGCGCTGCGTCCGCTTCACCACCGAAGTCGCCGGCATTTCCGAACTCGGCCTGATCGGCCGCGGCGAGGATGCCGAGATCACCACCTATCTCGAACAGGCGATGACGTCGGAGCTGCAGGGCAATGTCATCGACCTGTGCCCGGTCGGCGCGCTGACCTCCAAGCCTTTCGCTTTCCAGGCGCGGCCGTGGGAACTGACCAAGACGGAATCGATTGACGTCATGGACGCCGTCGGCTCGGCGATCCGAGTCGATTCCAGAGGCCGCGAAGTGATGCGCATCCTGCCGCGCGTCAATGAGGCGGTGAACGAGGAGTGGATTTCCGACAAGACCCGCTTCATCTGGGACGGCCTGCGCACGCAGCGCCTCGATCGCCCCTACGTGCGCAAGGACGGCAAGCTTGTTCCGGCAAGCTGGGCCGAAGCCTTCGCCGCGATCAAGGAACAGGTATCGAAGACGGCCCCGGAGCGGATCGGCGCGATCGCCGGCGATCTCGCCGCGGTCGAGGAAATCTACGCGCTCAAGCTGTTGATGGCGGCGCTCGGCTCGAAGAACATCGACTGCCGCCAGGATGGCGCAGCGCTCGATCCATCGCTCGGCCGCGCCAGCTACATCTTCAATCCGACCATCGAAGGCATCGAGCAGGCCGACGCGGTGCTGATCATCGGCGCCAATCCGCGCTTCGAGGCCTCGGTGCTCAACGCCCGCATCCGCAAGCGCTGGCGCGTCGGCAACCTGCCGGTCGGCGTCATCGGCGAGATCGGCGATACGCGTTACGACTATGAGCTGATCGGCGCCGGTCCGGAATCGCTCAAGGATCTCGCCGACGGCAACGGCAAGTTCTTTGAGGTGCTGAGCAAGGCCACGCACCCGCTGATCATCGTCGGCCAGGGCGCGCTGGCGCGCACGGACGGCGCGGCAGTGCTCGGCCAGGCGGCGAAGCTAGCGGCCGCCGTCAACGCGGTCACGGCCGAATGGAACGGCTTTGCGGTGCTGCACAACGCAGCGGCAAGAGTCGGCGGCCTCGATGTCGGTTTCGTGCCGGGCGAGGGGGGCAAGGATGTCGCCGGCATGCTGGGCGAGACCGATCTGCTCTTCCTGCTCGGCGCCGACGAAATCGACATGGCTAGGACCGGCGGCGCCTTCGTCGTTTATATCGGCACGCATGGCGATGCCGGCGCGCACCGCGCCAACGTCATCCTGCCGGCAGCCGCCTACACGGAAAAGTCCGGCACCTATGTCAACACCGAAGGCCGCGTGCAGCAGACCAACCGCGCCGGCTTCGCTCCTGGCGAGGCGCGTGAGGACTGGGCGATCCTGCGGGCGCTGTCGGATGTGCTCGGCAAGAAGCTGCCCTTCGATTCCCTGGCGCAGTTGCGCGCCAAGCTCTATGGCGAATTCCCGCATCTCGCCCGCATCGACCAGGTGCAGGCGGGCAGCGCCGACGACGTCGCCAGGGCCGCGAAACTCGGCGGGCGGCTGAACAAGGGCACCTTCACCTCGCCGGTGAAGGATTTCTATCTGACCAACCCGATCGCGCGGGCGTCGGCTGTGATGGCCGAATGCTCGGCGCTGGCCAAGAGCGGCTTCAAGCAGGCGGCGGAATAA
- a CDS encoding NADH-ubiquinone dehydrogenase has product MAPYSIPYPFMPDLDQLEKMNQDLTKMMPKEMASAVNLLAHPVAGAAAMSALGIGLANHAVGMWMGAFTGALEASQRMFEPFLDDLAARSEAAANASKARKATETLIARAQTFARDVTDIGATATEKALDAAGSGLVASPAATGLMPEDFRQPKAIDKPAKPSDLKAISGIGPKLEKVLNGLGIWTYGQIAAWTSEEIAWVEDYLSLAGRIGRDDWTAQAAALAAKK; this is encoded by the coding sequence ATGGCGCCGTATTCGATACCCTATCCATTCATGCCTGATTTGGACCAACTCGAGAAGATGAACCAGGACCTGACCAAGATGATGCCGAAGGAGATGGCCAGCGCCGTCAACCTTCTGGCGCATCCGGTCGCGGGCGCCGCGGCGATGTCGGCGCTCGGCATCGGTCTTGCCAACCATGCCGTCGGCATGTGGATGGGCGCCTTCACCGGCGCGCTGGAGGCCTCGCAGCGCATGTTTGAGCCTTTCCTCGACGACCTCGCGGCTCGGAGCGAAGCGGCTGCCAACGCCTCCAAGGCGCGCAAGGCGACCGAGACTCTGATCGCCAGGGCGCAGACCTTCGCCAGGGACGTGACCGACATCGGGGCGACCGCGACCGAGAAAGCACTTGACGCGGCCGGGTCCGGCCTTGTCGCCTCACCGGCTGCGACCGGGCTGATGCCTGAGGATTTCCGGCAGCCGAAAGCCATCGACAAGCCGGCGAAGCCGTCGGACCTTAAGGCGATTTCCGGCATCGGACCGAAGCTGGAGAAGGTGCTCAACGGTCTCGGTATCTGGACCTATGGCCAGATCGCCGCCTGGACGTCGGAAGAGATCGCCTGGGTGGAAGATTACCTGTCGCTCGCCGGCCGCATCGGCCGCGACGACTGGACTGCCCAGGCCGCGGCGCTCGCCGCGAAGAAGTGA
- the nuoF gene encoding NADH-quinone oxidoreductase subunit NuoF: MLQDKDRIFTNIYGLFDKSLAGAQSRGIWDDTPGLIAKGRDWIVNEMKASGLRGRGGAGFPTGLKWSFMPKQSDGRPSYLVINADESEPGTCKDRDILRNDPHTLVEGALVAGFAMGAVAAYIYVRGEFIREREALQRAIDEAYAAKLIGKNNTSGYDFDVYMHHGAGAYICGEETALLESLEGKKGQPRLKPPFPANVGLYGCPTTVNNVESIAVAPTILRRGAAWFSSFGRPNNAGTKLFCVSGHVNNPCTFEEAMSIPFRELIETHCGGIRGGWDNLLAVIPGGASVPLVPAEQIMDAPMDFDALRDLKSGLGTAAVIVMDKSTDVVKAIARLSYFYKHESCGQCTPCREGTGWMWRVMERLVRGEAQKREIDMLLDVTKQVEGHTICALGDAAAWPIQGLMRHFRGEVERRIDEFSRNAHRVEPVMVAAE, translated from the coding sequence ATGCTTCAGGACAAAGACCGCATCTTCACCAACATCTACGGCCTGTTCGACAAGTCGCTGGCCGGCGCGCAGTCGCGCGGCATCTGGGACGATACGCCAGGCCTCATCGCCAAGGGCCGCGACTGGATCGTCAACGAGATGAAAGCGTCCGGCCTGCGCGGCCGCGGCGGCGCCGGCTTCCCGACCGGGCTGAAGTGGTCGTTCATGCCCAAGCAGAGCGACGGGCGCCCGAGCTATCTCGTCATCAACGCCGACGAATCCGAGCCCGGCACCTGCAAGGACCGCGACATCCTGCGCAACGATCCGCACACGCTGGTCGAAGGCGCGCTGGTCGCCGGCTTCGCCATGGGCGCGGTCGCGGCCTATATCTATGTGCGCGGCGAGTTCATCCGCGAGCGCGAGGCATTGCAGCGGGCCATCGACGAGGCTTACGCGGCCAAGCTCATCGGCAAGAACAACACGTCCGGCTACGACTTCGACGTCTACATGCATCATGGCGCCGGCGCCTATATCTGCGGCGAGGAGACCGCGCTTCTCGAAAGCCTCGAAGGCAAGAAGGGCCAGCCGCGGCTGAAGCCGCCATTCCCTGCCAATGTCGGCCTTTACGGCTGCCCGACCACCGTCAACAACGTCGAATCGATCGCGGTGGCGCCGACCATCCTGCGCCGGGGCGCGGCCTGGTTCTCGTCCTTCGGCCGGCCGAACAATGCCGGCACCAAGCTGTTCTGCGTGTCGGGCCACGTCAACAATCCGTGCACGTTCGAAGAAGCGATGTCGATCCCGTTCCGCGAACTGATCGAGACGCATTGCGGCGGCATCCGCGGCGGCTGGGACAATCTGCTCGCGGTCATCCCGGGCGGCGCTTCTGTGCCGCTGGTGCCGGCCGAGCAGATCATGGATGCGCCGATGGATTTCGACGCGCTGCGCGATCTCAAATCCGGCCTCGGCACGGCGGCCGTCATCGTCATGGACAAGTCGACGGATGTCGTGAAGGCGATCGCCAGACTCTCCTACTTCTACAAGCATGAGAGCTGCGGCCAGTGCACGCCGTGCCGCGAAGGCACCGGCTGGATGTGGCGGGTGATGGAGCGGCTGGTGCGCGGCGAGGCGCAGAAGCGCGAGATCGACATGCTGCTCGACGTCACCAAGCAAGTCGAGGGCCACACGATCTGCGCGCTGGGCGATGCGGCGGCCTGGCCGATCCAGGGCCTGATGCGGCATTTCCGCGGCGAGGTGGAACGCCGCATCGACGAGTTTTCACGCAACGCGCACCGGGTCGAGCCGGTGATGGTGGCGGCGGAATAA
- a CDS encoding NADH-quinone oxidoreductase subunit E: MSVRRLAEASLQPASFAFNKENAAAAQQWIAKYPKGREQSAIIPLLMLAQEQEGWVTKAAIETISDMLGMPRIRGLEVATFYTQYQLNPVGTRAHIQVCGTTPCMLRGSEALMDVCRSKIHHDQFHTNDKGTLSWEEVECLGACVNAPMVMIFKDTFEDLTPERLAEIIDLYDAGKGAEVKPGPQNGRHGSEPADGLKTLTDEKAILKSTRDKEAKAAAKAAKDAAAAAPAAAPAAAVSPAAPAAAPAPAAPATPPPAASGPVAPSKSSKPKTHAAETSPALNTPSPVKVAPATENGASVRAPRHSAANANQASPEVEAVAKPRSGPQTKAEPATAFKAPETKQPVAKTAKPSLDDKNRPVGVERPATVDDLKLISGVGPKIEAILHSLGIYTFAQVAGWKKAEREWVDGYLNFRGRIERDDWVKQAKALAKGGVAEYIRVFGKKPV, from the coding sequence ATGTCAGTCCGCCGTCTTGCAGAAGCCAGCCTCCAGCCCGCCTCATTCGCCTTCAACAAGGAGAATGCGGCGGCCGCCCAGCAGTGGATCGCCAAATACCCGAAGGGGCGCGAGCAGTCGGCCATCATCCCGCTGCTGATGCTGGCGCAGGAGCAGGAAGGCTGGGTCACCAAGGCGGCGATCGAGACGATCTCCGACATGCTCGGCATGCCGCGCATCCGCGGCCTCGAAGTCGCGACCTTCTACACGCAGTACCAGCTCAACCCGGTCGGCACACGCGCCCACATCCAGGTCTGCGGCACCACGCCCTGCATGCTGCGCGGCTCGGAAGCGCTGATGGATGTGTGCCGTTCGAAGATCCATCACGACCAGTTCCACACCAACGACAAAGGCACGCTGTCGTGGGAGGAGGTCGAATGCCTCGGCGCCTGCGTCAACGCGCCGATGGTCATGATCTTCAAGGACACTTTCGAGGACCTGACGCCTGAGCGTCTGGCCGAGATCATCGATCTCTACGACGCCGGCAAGGGCGCCGAGGTTAAGCCCGGACCGCAGAACGGCCGCCACGGGTCCGAACCGGCCGATGGTTTGAAGACGCTGACAGATGAAAAGGCGATCTTGAAGTCGACGCGCGACAAGGAAGCCAAGGCAGCCGCGAAGGCCGCCAAGGATGCCGCCGCCGCGGCGCCGGCTGCCGCTCCTGCCGCCGCCGTCTCGCCGGCGGCACCTGCCGCGGCCCCGGCACCCGCTGCGCCGGCAACTCCGCCGCCGGCGGCCTCGGGTCCGGTTGCACCGTCCAAGTCCAGCAAGCCGAAGACGCATGCTGCCGAAACCAGCCCGGCGCTCAACACGCCGTCGCCGGTCAAGGTCGCCCCGGCGACCGAGAACGGCGCCAGTGTCAGGGCGCCCCGCCACTCGGCCGCCAACGCCAACCAGGCTTCCCCCGAAGTCGAGGCTGTTGCCAAGCCGCGCAGCGGACCGCAGACGAAAGCCGAACCGGCCACGGCCTTCAAGGCGCCGGAGACCAAGCAGCCCGTTGCCAAGACGGCGAAGCCTTCGCTGGACGACAAGAACCGACCGGTCGGCGTCGAGCGCCCGGCGACGGTCGACGACCTCAAGCTGATCTCCGGCGTCGGCCCGAAGATCGAAGCGATCCTGCATTCGTTGGGCATCTACACTTTCGCCCAGGTCGCCGGCTGGAAGAAAGCCGAGCGCGAATGGGTCGACGGTTATCTCAATTTCCGCGGCCGCATCGAGCGCGACGACTGGGTGAAGCAGGCCAAGGCGCTCGCCAAGGGCGGCGTCGCCGAATACATCCGCGTCTTCGGCAAGAAGCCGGTCTGA
- a CDS encoding NADH-quinone oxidoreductase subunit D codes for MAETSVRNFNINFGPQHPAAHGVLRLVLELDGEVVDRVDPHIGLLHRGTEKLIEAKTYLQAVPYLDRLDYCAPMNQEHAFALAAERLLGIEVPKRGQLIRVLYSEMGRIMSHILNVTTQAMDVGALTPPLWGFVEREKLMVFYERASGSRMHAAYFRPGGVHQDLPQKLVEDIGKWIDPFLKSIDDLDALLTGNRIFKQRNVDIGTVSLADAWAWGFSGVMVRGSGAAWDLRKSQPYECYSEMDFDIPVGKNGDCYDRYLVRMEEMRQSAKIMRQCVDLLLGKESAGPVSNLDGKVVPPKRAAMKRSMEALIHHFKLYTEGYRVPAGEVYAAVEAPKGEFGVYLVSDGTNKPYRCKLRAPGFAHLQAMDFLCRGHMLADVTAVLGSLDIVFGEVDR; via the coding sequence ATGGCTGAAACCTCCGTCCGCAACTTCAACATCAACTTCGGTCCGCAGCACCCTGCGGCGCATGGCGTTTTGCGCCTGGTGCTGGAGCTTGACGGCGAGGTGGTCGACCGCGTCGATCCGCATATCGGCCTGCTTCACCGCGGCACCGAGAAACTTATCGAGGCCAAGACCTACCTGCAGGCCGTGCCTTATCTCGACCGGCTCGACTATTGCGCGCCGATGAACCAGGAGCATGCCTTCGCGCTCGCGGCAGAGCGGTTGCTCGGCATCGAGGTACCGAAGCGCGGCCAGCTGATCCGCGTGCTCTATTCCGAGATGGGCCGCATCATGTCGCACATCCTGAATGTGACGACGCAGGCGATGGACGTCGGCGCGTTGACGCCGCCGCTGTGGGGCTTCGTCGAGCGCGAGAAGCTGATGGTGTTCTATGAACGCGCCTCGGGCTCGCGCATGCATGCGGCCTATTTCCGGCCGGGCGGCGTGCATCAGGACCTGCCGCAGAAGCTGGTCGAGGACATTGGCAAGTGGATCGACCCGTTTCTGAAGTCGATTGACGACCTCGACGCGCTTTTGACCGGTAACCGCATCTTTAAGCAGCGCAATGTCGATATCGGCACGGTGTCGCTGGCCGACGCCTGGGCGTGGGGCTTTTCGGGTGTGATGGTGCGCGGTTCGGGCGCGGCCTGGGACCTGCGCAAATCGCAGCCCTATGAATGCTATTCCGAGATGGATTTCGACATTCCGGTCGGCAAGAATGGCGACTGCTACGACCGTTATCTCGTGCGCATGGAAGAGATGCGCCAGTCGGCCAAGATCATGCGCCAGTGCGTGGATCTGCTGCTCGGCAAGGAGAGCGCCGGCCCGGTGTCGAATCTCGACGGCAAGGTGGTGCCGCCGAAGCGCGCGGCGATGAAGCGCTCGATGGAAGCGCTGATCCATCACTTCAAGCTCTATACCGAGGGCTATCGCGTGCCGGCCGGCGAGGTCTATGCGGCCGTCGAGGCGCCGAAGGGCGAATTCGGCGTCTATCTGGTCTCCGACGGCACCAACAAGCCCTATCGCTGCAAGCTGCGCGCGCCTGGTTTCGCGCATCTGCAGGCCATGGACTTCCTGTGCCGCGGCCACATGCTGGCCGACGTCACCGCCGTGCTTGGCTCCCTCGACATCGTGTTTGGTGAGGTCGATCGCTAA
- a CDS encoding NADH-quinone oxidoreductase subunit C, giving the protein MTLALNELSTYLGEKLSGRIGEAVLAYGELTVSVEPGNLIEVATFLRDDPRCQFISIIDICGADYPSRVRRFDVVYHLLSPKQNVRIRLKVQTDEEMLVPSLTAVYPGADWYERETYDLYGVLFSGHPDLRRILTDYGFEGHPLRKDFPLTGFVEVRYDDEAKRVIYEPVELKQEFRNFDFLSPWEGTDYVLPGDEKAKTN; this is encoded by the coding sequence ATGACCCTGGCGTTGAACGAACTCTCCACCTATCTCGGCGAGAAGCTCTCCGGCCGCATCGGCGAAGCCGTGCTTGCCTATGGCGAGCTGACCGTCTCGGTCGAGCCGGGCAATCTGATCGAGGTGGCGACCTTCCTGCGCGACGATCCGCGCTGCCAGTTCATCTCGATCATCGACATATGCGGCGCAGACTACCCGTCGCGTGTCAGGCGCTTCGATGTCGTCTATCACCTTCTGTCGCCGAAGCAGAATGTGCGCATCCGCCTCAAGGTCCAGACCGACGAGGAAATGCTGGTGCCGTCGCTGACGGCCGTCTATCCCGGCGCCGACTGGTACGAACGCGAGACCTACGACCTCTACGGCGTGCTGTTCAGCGGCCATCCGGATCTGCGCCGCATCCTTACCGACTACGGCTTCGAGGGGCACCCGTTGCGCAAGGATTTCCCGCTGACCGGCTTCGTCGAGGTTCGCTACGATGACGAGGCCAAGCGGGTCATCTACGAGCCGGTCGAGCTCAAGCAAGAATTCCGCAATTTCGATTTTCTTTCTCCTTGGGAAGGGACGGACTACGTCCTGCCGGGGGATGAAAAAGCCAAGACGAATTGA
- a CDS encoding NuoB/complex I 20 kDa subunit family protein, with protein MGLNDSSGTLVAPKPKGIIDPNTGRPVGEDDPFFLEINNELADKGFLVTSTEALITWARSGSLMFMTFGLACCAVEMIHTSMPRYDSERFGVAPRASPRQSDIMIVAGTLTNKMAPALRKVYDQMPEPRYVISMGSCANGGGYYHYSYSVVRGCDRVVPVDIYVPGCPPSAEALLYGILLLQKKIRRTGTIER; from the coding sequence ATGGGATTGAACGACAGTTCAGGCACCCTCGTCGCGCCAAAGCCCAAGGGCATCATCGACCCCAACACCGGCAGGCCGGTGGGGGAAGATGATCCCTTCTTCCTTGAAATCAACAATGAACTGGCCGACAAGGGCTTCCTTGTCACCTCGACCGAAGCGCTGATCACCTGGGCGCGCAGCGGCTCGCTGATGTTCATGACCTTCGGCCTCGCCTGCTGCGCGGTCGAGATGATCCACACCTCGATGCCGCGCTACGATTCGGAGCGTTTCGGCGTCGCGCCGCGCGCGTCTCCCCGCCAATCCGACATCATGATCGTTGCCGGCACGCTGACCAACAAGATGGCGCCTGCGCTGCGCAAGGTCTACGACCAGATGCCGGAGCCGCGCTACGTCATCTCGATGGGCTCCTGCGCCAATGGCGGCGGCTACTACCACTATTCCTATTCGGTGGTGCGCGGCTGCGACCGCGTCGTGCCGGTCGACATCTATGTGCCCGGCTGCCCGCCGAGCGCCGAAGCGCTGCTCTACGGCATTCTCCTTCTGCAGAAGAAGATCCGCCGCACCGGCACGATCGAACGGTGA